From one Micrococcales bacterium genomic stretch:
- a CDS encoding SDR family oxidoreductase: MTQLNGARVLITGAASGIGRLMALEAVRRGASVVAWDRDAAALAELPGMETAVVYVTDREAVYAQAARTGDVDVLILNAGVVSGRRILDLPDEAIERTMDVNVLALFWCTKAFLPGMVERDRGHIVTIASLVGATPVPGLTDYVASKHAAYGFAESLRTELAQDAPGVRTTVVLPQVIGTGMFAGAKSPWFFPELTPEYAAASVLTAVERNRQRLLLNRPAVLTAYLVRPLPPGISDRISRWAGAFDGMDTFHGRSVIEQSEERRPG; encoded by the coding sequence ATGACGCAACTGAACGGGGCACGGGTTCTCATCACCGGGGCCGCATCGGGGATCGGCCGGTTGATGGCGCTGGAAGCGGTCCGGCGCGGGGCGAGTGTGGTGGCGTGGGACCGGGATGCAGCCGCCCTGGCCGAACTGCCCGGCATGGAGACGGCGGTGGTGTATGTCACCGACCGGGAGGCGGTCTACGCGCAGGCCGCCCGCACCGGTGACGTGGACGTCCTCATCCTCAACGCCGGTGTCGTCAGCGGACGGCGGATCCTCGACCTGCCGGACGAGGCCATTGAGCGCACGATGGATGTCAACGTGCTGGCGCTGTTCTGGTGCACGAAGGCCTTCCTGCCCGGCATGGTCGAACGCGACCGCGGCCACATCGTCACCATCGCCTCCCTCGTCGGGGCCACGCCCGTGCCGGGGCTGACCGATTATGTGGCGAGCAAGCACGCGGCCTACGGGTTCGCGGAGTCGCTGCGGACGGAGCTGGCGCAGGACGCACCGGGGGTGCGCACGACGGTGGTGCTGCCGCAGGTCATCGGCACCGGTATGTTCGCCGGCGCCAAGTCGCCGTGGTTCTTCCCGGAGTTGACGCCGGAGTACGCGGCCGCATCCGTTCTCACCGCAGTGGAGCGCAACCGGCAGCGGCTGCTGCTCAACCGGCCCGCGGTGTTGACCGCCTACCTCGTTCGGCCGCTGCCCCCAGGGATCTCGGACCGGATCTCGCGCTGGGCAGGTGCGTTCGACGGCATGGACACGTTCCACGGCCGCTCGGTCATTGAGCAGTCCGAGGAACGCCGCCCGGGATGA
- a CDS encoding YceI family protein has translation MDLTTGTVFIRTGVAGSAARMGHRLVIAVDDWSATVDLRRGKPTAVRLRASLRSLRVESGRGGITPLTPVDKQVIVRNAAKVLDAAHHPEVTFSGEVTGGYEVSGDLTIHGVTRPLTAAVDVADGRAQAHIPVLQTDFGVKPYSLMLGQLKVEDEVTVDLDVELP, from the coding sequence GTGGACCTCACCACCGGCACCGTCTTCATCCGCACCGGTGTGGCTGGTTCCGCTGCGCGCATGGGACACCGGCTCGTCATCGCTGTGGATGACTGGTCGGCCACGGTCGACCTGCGCCGCGGCAAGCCCACCGCGGTGCGCTTACGGGCCTCGCTGCGCAGCCTGCGGGTGGAGTCCGGGCGGGGCGGGATCACGCCACTGACACCGGTGGACAAGCAGGTGATCGTGCGCAACGCAGCCAAGGTCCTGGATGCTGCGCACCACCCGGAGGTCACGTTCTCGGGGGAGGTGACGGGCGGTTATGAGGTCAGCGGGGACCTCACGATCCACGGGGTGACCCGGCCGCTGACAGCCGCGGTCGACGTGGCCGACGGCCGCGCGCAGGCCCACATACCCGTGCTGCAGACGGACTTCGGGGTCAAGCCCTACTCGTTGATGCTCGGCCAGCTCAAGGTCGAGGACGAGGTGACCGTGGACCTCGACGTCGAACTGCCCTGA
- a CDS encoding DUF1641 domain-containing protein: MTAEPTTVELAERIDRMSEQMDFIAAEMLAQRRARETWTELSETLVPVTRGAMDVATRELDDLSDDVTADDLVRFARTAARSLPKLEAMMAQLDSLSELMHTVNSLSGAGLAKVTDVLAAADDKGYFVFAREGSRIADRVVTEFTEEDVQALGDNVVTILNAVKEMTQPEVMGLVQRTAGSVQDVEDTPMEPPSLFALLKSMRDPQTRRGLGKVMAMLHTVGEEHPPTPTQGRK; this comes from the coding sequence ATGACCGCCGAGCCCACCACCGTGGAGTTGGCCGAGCGGATCGACCGCATGAGCGAGCAGATGGACTTCATCGCCGCCGAGATGCTCGCCCAGCGGCGCGCCCGGGAGACGTGGACCGAACTCAGCGAGACGCTGGTGCCGGTCACCCGCGGGGCGATGGACGTCGCCACCCGGGAACTCGACGACCTCAGCGACGACGTGACAGCTGACGACCTGGTGCGGTTCGCCCGCACCGCCGCCCGCAGCCTGCCGAAACTGGAGGCGATGATGGCGCAGTTGGACAGCCTCTCGGAGTTGATGCACACGGTCAATTCGCTCAGTGGCGCCGGGCTGGCCAAGGTCACCGACGTCCTGGCCGCCGCCGACGACAAGGGCTACTTCGTGTTCGCCCGCGAGGGCAGCCGGATCGCCGACCGGGTGGTCACGGAGTTCACCGAGGAGGACGTGCAGGCTCTCGGCGACAACGTGGTGACCATCCTCAACGCGGTCAAGGAGATGACCCAGCCCGAGGTGATGGGCCTCGTCCAGCGCACCGCCGGTTCGGTCCAGGACGTCGAGGACACCCCCATGGAACCACCGTCGCTGTTCGCGCTGCTGAAGTCGATGCGCGACCCGCAGACCCGCCGCGGCCTCGGCAAGGTCATGGCAATGCTGCACACGGTCGGCGAGGAGCACCCGCCGACCCCCACCCAAGGAAGGAAGTAA
- a CDS encoding TusE/DsrC/DsvC family sulfur relay protein — MPTATIAGHEVQINDEGFLTEYDQWSEDIAEELATNIGVEMTPRHWEVIKWLREDYKEKGETATTRRVQTVGGFPTKEQFQLFPKKPAKKMAYIAGVPKPHGCV, encoded by the coding sequence ATGCCCACCGCGACGATTGCGGGCCACGAGGTCCAGATCAACGACGAAGGGTTCCTCACCGAGTACGACCAGTGGAGTGAGGACATCGCTGAGGAACTCGCCACGAACATCGGTGTCGAGATGACGCCGCGCCACTGGGAGGTCATCAAGTGGCTGCGCGAGGACTACAAGGAGAAGGGCGAGACCGCCACGACCCGCCGCGTGCAGACCGTCGGCGGCTTCCCCACCAAAGAGCAGTTCCAGTTGTTCCCGAAGAAGCCGGCGAAGAAGATGGCTTACATCGCCGGTGTCCCCAAGCCGCACGGCTGCGTGTGA
- a CDS encoding NAD(P)/FAD-dependent oxidoreductase: MRKLVILGAGTAGTMAATKLRPQLPRDEWSVTIVDQNETHYYQPGYLFIPFGIYRPDEVTKPIKRFIPSGVDLVTGAIDRVVADENKVLLDDGRELPYDYLIIATGTTPRPDETPGMADDLGGSVHEFYTYKGATALADKLRTWEGGHLVVHITEMPIKCPVAPLEFTFLADAFFTEQGIRDNVKITYVTPLEGAFTKPVASKYLGDMLDKRNVHLEPDFMIESIDTEAKKLVSFDEREVDYDLLVTIPLNMGADYIARSDLGDDLNYVPVDQQTLLSKKHDNIFAVGDASDIPASKAGSVAHFAMDLFPANFMNHIQGLKMTEFFDGHANCFIETGHGKGLLIDFNYETEPLPGKYPLPGVGPFSLLKETELNHWGKVMFRWMYWNILLPGKELPLPALMSMAGKETGDLR, from the coding sequence ATGAGGAAACTCGTGATCCTGGGCGCCGGCACCGCCGGAACCATGGCCGCGACCAAGTTGCGTCCGCAGTTGCCGCGCGACGAGTGGTCAGTCACGATCGTGGACCAGAACGAGACCCACTACTACCAGCCGGGGTACCTGTTCATCCCCTTCGGGATCTACCGCCCGGACGAGGTGACCAAGCCCATCAAGCGGTTCATCCCCAGCGGCGTGGACCTCGTGACCGGGGCGATCGACCGCGTGGTCGCCGACGAGAACAAGGTCCTGCTCGACGACGGCCGCGAACTGCCCTACGACTACCTCATCATCGCCACCGGCACGACCCCGCGGCCGGACGAGACCCCGGGCATGGCCGACGACCTCGGCGGATCGGTCCACGAGTTCTACACGTACAAGGGCGCCACCGCGCTGGCCGACAAGCTGCGCACGTGGGAGGGCGGACACCTGGTCGTGCACATCACCGAGATGCCCATCAAGTGCCCGGTGGCACCGCTGGAGTTCACCTTCCTCGCCGACGCGTTCTTCACCGAGCAGGGCATCCGGGACAACGTCAAGATCACCTATGTGACCCCGCTGGAGGGGGCGTTCACCAAGCCGGTGGCCTCGAAGTACCTCGGTGACATGCTCGACAAGCGCAACGTGCACCTCGAGCCGGACTTCATGATCGAGTCCATCGACACCGAGGCCAAGAAGCTGGTCTCCTTCGACGAGCGGGAGGTCGACTACGACCTGCTGGTCACGATCCCGCTGAACATGGGTGCGGACTACATCGCGCGCTCCGACCTCGGCGACGACCTGAACTACGTACCCGTCGACCAGCAGACGCTGCTGAGCAAGAAGCACGACAACATCTTCGCCGTCGGCGACGCCTCCGACATCCCCGCGTCCAAGGCCGGCTCCGTCGCCCACTTCGCGATGGACCTCTTCCCGGCCAACTTCATGAACCACATCCAGGGCCTGAAGATGACGGAGTTCTTCGACGGCCACGCCAACTGCTTCATCGAGACCGGGCACGGCAAGGGCCTGCTCATCGACTTCAACTACGAGACCGAGCCGCTGCCGGGCAAGTACCCACTGCCGGGTGTGGGGCCGTTCTCGCTGCTGAAGGAGACGGAGTTGAACCACTGGGGCAAGGTGATGTTCCGCTGGATGTACTGGAACATCCTGCTGCCCGGCAAGGAACTGCCGCTGCCCGCGCTCATGTCGATGGCGGGCAAGGAGACAGGAGACCTGCGATGA
- a CDS encoding helix-turn-helix domain-containing protein — MQRLLSARQVQDILHVDRSTVYRMAEDGRLPAMRVGKQWRFPADEIYRLVSSDPVINTSPMDPQVAAASADVAAELLGVMVVVTDMEGHPITPIANPCPWMVEHAEDPEVLQTCIAQWHRMADDHTFEPQFSEGEHGFECARAFVRSGRELVGMVLAGGVTPQGAHRTDLYDLEPDDRRRVLDALPKVAAALSRTASAPGAPKEERR, encoded by the coding sequence ATGCAGCGTCTGCTCAGTGCGCGACAGGTTCAGGACATCCTCCACGTCGACCGCTCCACCGTCTACCGCATGGCCGAGGACGGCCGCCTCCCCGCGATGCGGGTGGGTAAGCAGTGGCGCTTCCCCGCCGACGAGATCTACCGGCTGGTGTCCTCGGATCCGGTCATCAACACCTCGCCCATGGACCCGCAGGTGGCCGCCGCGTCCGCCGACGTCGCCGCCGAACTGCTCGGCGTCATGGTGGTGGTCACCGACATGGAGGGCCACCCGATCACGCCGATCGCCAACCCCTGCCCGTGGATGGTGGAGCACGCCGAGGACCCCGAGGTCCTGCAGACGTGCATCGCGCAGTGGCACCGGATGGCCGATGACCACACCTTCGAGCCGCAGTTCAGCGAGGGCGAGCACGGATTCGAATGCGCTCGGGCGTTCGTGCGCTCCGGCCGCGAACTCGTCGGCATGGTCCTCGCCGGTGGCGTGACCCCGCAGGGCGCGCACCGCACGGATCTCTACGACCTCGAGCCCGACGACCGGCGACGTGTGCTCGACGCACTGCCCAAGGTCGCCGCCGCACTGTCCCGTACCGCGTCGGCACCCGGCGCACCGAAAGAGGAGAGAAGATGA
- a CDS encoding DUF222 domain-containing protein has protein sequence MPGTGPTPSAALDQLRAVFRALDDQGHLDDLHDAEQARRRADAVHAVRVAELAARSQAASRGIGGAGTEEIGWLLGLSSRAAAHLVGSCEDLVSRPLVFDGLHQGLIDRTRALKIVHLLAEVPDPAREHLEARAIAYGAEHTTAQLHRYLLRMTCDHDPDETLRKQALDRRGVALIRRGHGMSSICIDISAEQADAFIQGLDHYANNHHPDPYDQGPNRSVEQRRADALVGLITDRTTWDVHVAISIPADMLMGVETAGADLNGSPVTHALALHLAWSPDARWTRLVTDPLTGVLLDPGSTRYEIPKKLRHAIRARDLTCRWPGCTRKAEYTDTDHVIPHRLSGHTSADGLVCLCRYHHRLKTFGHWKIHTKSTYALDLHITAPLGTTRTTKPPQHPRRD, from the coding sequence ATGCCCGGAACCGGACCTACCCCCTCCGCGGCCCTGGACCAGCTCAGGGCCGTGTTCCGGGCACTCGACGATCAGGGGCACCTCGACGACCTGCACGACGCGGAGCAGGCCCGCAGGCGCGCCGACGCGGTCCACGCGGTGCGGGTCGCCGAGCTGGCCGCCCGGTCGCAGGCCGCCAGCCGTGGCATCGGGGGGGCCGGCACCGAGGAGATCGGGTGGCTGCTCGGGCTGTCCAGCCGGGCCGCTGCCCACCTGGTCGGCAGCTGTGAGGACCTGGTGTCCCGCCCGCTGGTGTTCGACGGGTTGCACCAGGGGCTGATCGACCGCACCCGCGCCCTGAAGATCGTGCACCTGCTGGCCGAGGTCCCCGACCCGGCCCGCGAACACCTGGAAGCCCGGGCCATCGCCTACGGCGCCGAGCACACCACCGCCCAGTTGCACCGGTACCTGCTGCGCATGACCTGCGACCACGACCCCGACGAAACCCTGCGCAAACAGGCCTTGGACCGCCGCGGGGTCGCCCTGATCCGGCGCGGGCACGGCATGTCCAGCATCTGCATCGACATCTCCGCCGAACAGGCCGACGCGTTCATCCAAGGCCTCGACCACTACGCGAACAACCACCACCCGGACCCCTACGACCAAGGCCCGAACCGCAGCGTGGAGCAGCGCCGCGCCGACGCCCTGGTCGGGCTGATCACCGACCGCACCACCTGGGACGTGCACGTGGCCATCAGCATCCCCGCCGACATGCTGATGGGCGTGGAAACCGCCGGCGCGGACCTCAACGGCTCCCCGGTCACCCACGCCCTGGCCCTGCATCTGGCCTGGTCCCCCGACGCCCGCTGGACCCGGCTGGTCACCGACCCGCTCACCGGGGTCCTCCTGGACCCCGGCAGCACCCGCTACGAGATCCCGAAGAAACTACGCCACGCCATCCGGGCCCGCGACCTCACCTGCCGGTGGCCCGGCTGCACCCGCAAGGCCGAATACACCGACACCGACCACGTCATCCCCCACCGACTGTCCGGGCACACCAGCGCCGACGGGCTCGTCTGCCTATGCCGGTACCACCACCGCCTCAAAACCTTCGGACACTGGAAGATCCACACCAAGTCCACCTACGCCCTCGACCTGCACATCACCGCCCCCCTGGGCACCACCCGCACCACCAAACCCCCACAGCACCCACGACGAGACTGA
- a CDS encoding SRPBCC domain-containing protein, translating to MSSAVNVDLLLFEGMDLMDFAGPWEVFLTANRLLARQGEAPAFSPVAFSADGIPVGTYGGVQVSPTGAPRTNGILLVPGTVDVATATADGDLVGLVSTSAQGREIVASVCTGAFLLSAAGLLPNAWTTHWEDLAQLGRPGGRRARVVDAGALVTGGGLACGIDVALHLVARSTDSALARLVARQLDYPWDYYGDDTGGSDPVVIEREVAAGPAEVYRLWTTQTGIEQFLGVTAVVDARVGGPYEYQFLADAPEGLRGGEGCRILALEPDRLVAFTWNSPPGFPTRGQHTWVVLTLTPSPGGTHVRLAQWGHGQGPEWDANREYFAAAWSRVLDALAEHCALT from the coding sequence ATGAGCTCGGCAGTGAACGTCGATCTGCTTCTCTTCGAAGGCATGGACCTGATGGACTTCGCAGGGCCGTGGGAGGTGTTCCTGACCGCCAACCGGCTGTTGGCGCGGCAGGGGGAGGCGCCGGCGTTCTCGCCGGTGGCCTTCAGTGCCGACGGCATTCCGGTGGGCACCTATGGCGGGGTGCAGGTCTCGCCCACCGGAGCACCGCGCACCAACGGGATCCTCCTCGTCCCCGGGACTGTGGACGTGGCCACCGCGACCGCCGATGGCGACCTGGTGGGCCTCGTCAGTACGAGCGCGCAGGGCCGGGAGATCGTCGCCAGCGTGTGCACCGGGGCGTTCCTGCTCTCAGCGGCCGGGCTGCTGCCCAACGCCTGGACCACGCACTGGGAGGATCTCGCGCAGCTCGGGCGACCCGGTGGCAGGCGGGCGCGGGTGGTGGACGCCGGTGCCCTCGTGACTGGCGGCGGGTTGGCCTGCGGGATCGATGTCGCCCTGCACCTCGTGGCCCGCAGTACCGACTCCGCGCTGGCCCGTCTCGTGGCCCGCCAACTGGACTATCCGTGGGACTACTACGGCGATGACACCGGCGGCAGCGATCCGGTGGTGATCGAGCGGGAGGTCGCGGCCGGGCCCGCCGAGGTCTACCGACTATGGACCACGCAGACCGGCATCGAGCAGTTCCTCGGGGTGACCGCCGTGGTGGATGCCCGCGTCGGCGGGCCCTACGAGTACCAGTTCCTCGCCGACGCCCCGGAGGGGCTGCGCGGTGGTGAGGGCTGCCGGATCCTGGCGCTGGAACCGGACCGTTTGGTCGCCTTCACCTGGAACTCGCCGCCCGGGTTCCCGACCCGTGGCCAGCACACGTGGGTGGTCCTGACTCTGACCCCTTCCCCCGGCGGCACACACGTGCGCCTCGCGCAGTGGGGACACGGGCAGGGACCGGAGTGGGACGCCAACCGGGAGTACTTCGCAGCGGCCTGGAGCCGCGTGCTGGACGCGTTGGCCGAGCACTGCGCGCTCACATGA
- a CDS encoding acyltransferase, producing the protein MADRATEDHLPLAGRVEHTRRPWLDNLKVLLITAIIAIHGVLSYASTVEVWTYTEFREVTLNPITEAVLIVLVAPFGFFLIALLFLVAGLLTPGSVARKGVRRFAVDRLLRLGVPFLVFVFLLEPTLTYLLEHPLGDAPGSWTEEYLGAEKSLDTGPLWFVGVLLIYSLAYAAWVAVRRGRPRSHPPITMRLLVAVMGSVAAASFLVRLIYPYGSEAGRSDLQFWEWPACMAAFGLGVVAWQQGWLDRVPGGLRRRCRSVTLVALLAMVALLAGAGLTDRVDDLFGGWNPLALLFALIEAPLTICGPIWLLGVAQLRLDRRYRGDELLNRTCYAAFIVQGFVLIGLAYALRAVAAPAEVKALVVAAGGVAGSYGLAWLLLHIPGVGRVL; encoded by the coding sequence GTGGCGGATCGGGCCACCGAGGATCACCTGCCCCTGGCGGGCCGAGTTGAGCACACCCGGCGGCCGTGGCTCGACAACCTCAAGGTGCTACTCATCACGGCCATCATCGCCATCCACGGTGTCCTCAGTTACGCCAGCACGGTCGAGGTCTGGACGTACACCGAATTCCGGGAAGTGACCCTGAATCCGATCACCGAGGCCGTGCTGATCGTGCTGGTCGCACCGTTCGGCTTCTTCCTGATCGCGCTGCTGTTCCTGGTCGCCGGACTGCTCACACCCGGCTCTGTCGCGCGTAAGGGTGTGCGGCGGTTCGCTGTCGACCGCCTGCTGCGCCTCGGAGTGCCGTTCCTCGTATTCGTGTTCCTGCTCGAACCGACGCTGACCTACCTGCTCGAGCACCCGCTCGGCGACGCTCCCGGATCTTGGACCGAGGAGTACCTCGGGGCGGAGAAGAGCCTCGACACCGGTCCCCTGTGGTTCGTGGGAGTGCTGCTCATCTACTCGTTGGCGTACGCCGCGTGGGTCGCCGTACGGCGGGGCCGACCGCGCAGCCACCCGCCCATCACCATGCGCCTGCTGGTGGCCGTCATGGGCAGCGTCGCGGCCGCGTCCTTCCTCGTCAGGCTGATCTACCCGTACGGTAGCGAGGCAGGACGCTCCGACCTCCAGTTCTGGGAGTGGCCGGCCTGCATGGCAGCCTTCGGGCTGGGTGTTGTCGCATGGCAGCAGGGATGGCTGGACCGGGTGCCGGGCGGTCTACGACGGCGATGCCGCTCGGTGACGCTGGTCGCGCTGCTGGCGATGGTCGCGCTACTGGCCGGGGCAGGCCTGACAGACCGGGTCGACGACCTCTTCGGAGGATGGAACCCGCTGGCGCTGCTCTTCGCCCTGATCGAGGCGCCGTTGACCATCTGTGGCCCGATCTGGTTGCTGGGGGTGGCCCAACTGCGCCTCGACCGGCGCTACCGGGGCGACGAATTGCTCAACCGGACCTGCTACGCAGCGTTCATCGTGCAGGGCTTCGTGCTCATCGGCCTGGCCTATGCACTGCGGGCTGTCGCGGCGCCCGCCGAGGTCAAGGCGCTGGTCGTGGCCGCCGGCGGGGTGGCCGGGTCCTACGGCCTGGCCTGGCTCCTGCTTCACATCCCCGGGGTGGGGCGCGTGCTGTAG
- a CDS encoding S26 family signal peptidase, with protein MEPTLVEGQGLLATPYGRPKAGQVRCFEHPDRPGFWLVKRVARVRGGSMDATSDNPAGADFTAVPVAGSYRVLLAIPKRLM; from the coding sequence ATGGAGCCCACCCTGGTCGAAGGTCAGGGGCTGCTGGCCACGCCGTATGGACGCCCGAAAGCCGGGCAGGTGCGCTGTTTCGAGCACCCCGACCGCCCCGGTTTCTGGCTCGTGAAGCGGGTGGCGCGGGTGCGTGGCGGCTCGATGGACGCCACCTCCGACAACCCCGCCGGCGCGGACTTCACCGCGGTTCCGGTCGCGGGGTCCTACCGGGTGCTGCTGGCCATCCCGAAACGCCTCATGTGA
- the sodN gene encoding superoxide dismutase, Ni yields MLGRLFASATIAHAHCDLYCGVYDPAQAKIEALSVVKTAKKYQDSDDEAFRTRCIFIKEQRAEEAKHHLMVLWADFFTPEHFAQFPDLHELFWKAIHQAGEAKKSMDPAVGEQLVAYIDEIADIFWQTAKAKDMGVYPPA; encoded by the coding sequence ATGCTCGGCAGGCTGTTCGCATCCGCCACCATCGCCCACGCCCACTGCGACCTGTACTGCGGCGTCTACGACCCGGCGCAGGCCAAGATCGAGGCGCTGTCGGTGGTGAAGACCGCCAAGAAGTACCAGGACTCCGACGACGAGGCCTTCCGTACCCGCTGCATCTTCATCAAGGAGCAGCGCGCCGAGGAGGCCAAGCACCACCTGATGGTGCTGTGGGCGGACTTCTTCACCCCGGAGCACTTCGCGCAGTTCCCCGACCTGCACGAACTCTTCTGGAAGGCCATCCACCAAGCCGGTGAGGCCAAGAAGTCCATGGATCCCGCCGTGGGCGAGCAGTTGGTCGCCTACATCGACGAGATCGCCGACATCTTCTGGCAGACCGCGAAGGCCAAGGACATGGGCGTGTACCCGCCTGCGTAA
- a CDS encoding O-acetyl-ADP-ribose deacetylase, whose amino-acid sequence MQFVLGDITTIAVDAVVNAANEALSDGAGVNGAIHRAAGPKLPAACRAVAPCPTGEARITPGFDLPARFIIHTVGPVWRGGQHDEARLLASAYRSSIRLAEENGLHSIAFPAISCGIFGYPVEAAARIAVDTVREATAGASIDVTFVLFSHDLLEVFRAA is encoded by the coding sequence ATGCAATTCGTGCTCGGCGACATCACCACCATCGCGGTCGACGCCGTGGTCAACGCGGCGAACGAAGCGCTGTCCGACGGCGCCGGGGTCAACGGGGCCATCCACCGCGCCGCCGGTCCGAAACTGCCCGCTGCCTGCCGGGCGGTGGCACCGTGCCCCACCGGCGAGGCCCGCATCACCCCGGGCTTCGACCTGCCGGCGCGTTTCATCATCCACACCGTCGGGCCGGTCTGGCGCGGCGGTCAGCACGACGAGGCACGGCTGCTGGCCTCGGCGTACCGTTCCTCGATCCGGCTGGCCGAGGAGAACGGCCTGCATTCCATCGCGTTCCCGGCGATCAGTTGCGGGATCTTCGGCTACCCCGTCGAGGCGGCGGCGCGGATCGCGGTGGACACCGTGCGCGAGGCCACCGCCGGTGCATCCATCGATGTCACCTTCGTGCTCTTCTCCCACGACCTGCTGGAGGTCTTCCGGGCGGCCTAG
- a CDS encoding DsrE/DsrF/DrsH-like family protein, with amino-acid sequence MADAIIPNFGDDEETDRKFVLICSKGNLDMAYPGLVLANAALGEGIETHIFFTFWGFDMITKSRMWDLQFSPVGNTAMHLPGRDTKMPQALSPMPGMTGMATKMMKKQIADLGIPEVPDFLDQIVAAGGHLWACRMSADMNKLTESDLRDDVEAIINASDFIEMTDGAQILFI; translated from the coding sequence ATGGCTGACGCAATCATTCCGAACTTCGGCGACGACGAAGAGACCGATCGCAAGTTCGTCCTCATCTGTTCCAAGGGCAACCTGGACATGGCCTACCCCGGCCTGGTCCTGGCCAACGCCGCCCTCGGCGAGGGCATCGAGACGCACATCTTCTTCACGTTCTGGGGCTTCGACATGATCACGAAGTCGCGGATGTGGGACCTGCAGTTCTCGCCGGTCGGGAACACCGCCATGCACCTTCCGGGCCGCGACACGAAGATGCCGCAGGCGCTGTCGCCCATGCCGGGCATGACCGGGATGGCGACGAAGATGATGAAGAAGCAGATCGCGGACCTCGGCATCCCCGAGGTGCCGGACTTCCTCGATCAGATCGTCGCCGCGGGCGGCCACCTGTGGGCGTGCCGGATGTCGGCGGACATGAACAAGCTGACCGAGTCCGACCTGCGCGACGACGTCGAGGCGATCATCAACGCCTCCGACTTCATCGAGATGACCGACGGGGCACAGATCCTGTTCATCTGA